The Montipora foliosa isolate CH-2021 chromosome 1, ASM3666993v2, whole genome shotgun sequence genome has a window encoding:
- the LOC137992426 gene encoding malonyl-CoA-acyl carrier protein transacylase, mitochondrial-like — translation MCHLTQSVLHYFVKRCGGQFKRGFTTCFFFPGQGSQSVGMCKHMLREPTALRLFEKAREILGYDLLRLCLEGPVEDLNKTQNCQPAVVVASLAALQNFYAKNIKGLPDWLNELDACTTVTAGFSVGEISALIFSGALSFEDGLKVVQVRARAMQEASDQYPSGMVSVIVDKEVNVMELCDAAMDFSSSNGTQKPVASIANYLFPGGWVIGGDASSVEYILEFGKAKHCIKRAQLIPVSGAFHTELMKPAQAPLREVLESVCIQTPKCTVYSGTSCTPFTSPGVIKSLLVYQLVEPVNWLKTIKNIFKEQHSATAIYEVGPGKQLKSMISRIDRTLLNNFTNLET, via the exons ATGTGCCATCTAACACAAAGCGTTCTACACTATTTTGTAAAGAGGTGTGGAGGACAATTTAAACGCGGTTTTACCACGTGCTTTTTCTTTCCCGGGCAAGGATCTCAGAGTGTCGGAATGTGCAAACATATGCTCAGAGAACCCACCGCTCTGCGTCTATTTGAGAAGGCTCGTGAGATTTTAGGCTATGATTTGTTGCGCTTGTGCCTTGAGGGACCTGTGGAGGACCTTAACAAGACACAAAATTGTCAGCCTGCTGTTGTTGTGGCCTCATTAGCAGCACTGCAGAATTTTTATGCGAAAAACATTAAG GGATtgcctgattggttgaatgaaCTTGACGCATGCACAACAGTTACTGCTGGGTTTAGCGTTGGAGAGATCTCAGCGTTAATATTTTCTGGAGCACTTTCTTTTGAAGATG GTCTAAAGGTAGTACAAGTCCGTGCACGAGCCATGCAAGAAGCTTCTGATCAATACCCCAGTGGCATGGTGTCGGTAATTGTTGATAAAGAGGTCAATGTTATGGAGCTTTGTGATGCTGCAATGGACTTTTCATCAAGCAATGGGACACAGAAGCCAGTCGCCAGCATAGCAAATTATCTATTTCCTGGAGGATGGGTCATAGGTGGTGATGCATCATCTGTAGAGTATATCCTGGAGTTTGGAAAGGCAAAG cATTGTATCAAGAGAGCTCAGCTCATCCCAGTAAGTGGTGCATTTCATACAGAGCTCATGAAGCCTGCACAAGCCCCCCTCAGAGAAGTGTTGGAATCTGTATGTATTCAGACACCTAAGTGTACTGTGTATTCTGGGACAAGCTGTACACCATTTACTTCTCCTGGTGTCATAAAAAG CTTGCTAGTATATCAGTTGGTAGAGCCTGTAAATTGGCTAAAAACCATCAAAAACATCTTCAAGGAGCAACACAGTGCCACTGCTATCTATGAAGTGGGCCCTGGAAAACAGTTGAAGAGCATGATTTCTCGTATCGATAGAACACTTTTGAATAACTTCACAAACCTGGAGACATGA